Genomic segment of Verrucomicrobiia bacterium:
CCGCCAGGCTCTGCCCCGCTGTGCCTCTGTATCTCTGTGGTGAAAAGGGTTGCCAATCAGGCAGGCCCAGCGCCCATGGAAAGTGCGGCTGCTCTTTACCAGCCAGGTCGACACGTACATTCGTGAGCGGGTATTGCACCCCAGCCAGCAGATGCGTGAGCGGCGCGACGGAAGCCTCGAGTTGCGGCTGGAGACATTGAGCCGCAAGGAACTAGCCCGCTGGGTGCTCTCGTGGGTGCCACACGTCCAGGTGCTTGCCCCCGAGAACTGCGGCAACGCATCATTAAGAGGCTGCGACTCGGACTGTCCTCGAAGAAAATCTGATATGTTACACAGTGAACCCCCATGTTACACTTTCAAAGCGTAACAAAAACCCCAACATCTCCGGACTTTATCGTTGATGTAAACATGTTACACTTTGTTTTCGCCTCCCTGCGCGCACAAACTTTCTTTCCCCACCCGCGCAAAGCCATGGGAGTCAATCCTTCGCACAAACCCGCCTGTACAAAGCTTCGTAACGCGGGACAATGGCGTCTGCCGAAAAGACTTCCCGTGCGCGCTTTTGCGCCGCCTGACCGAGAATGATTCGGCGCTCGGGGTCCTGGATGAGGTCCTGGACTGCCTGCGTCAGCGCCTCGGCATCCCCGAACGGAGTCAGCAGCCCATTCACGCCGTCTTCGACCACCTCAGGAATTCCGCCGACAGCAGTCGCCACGCTGGGGCAGGCAAAGCACATCGCCTCGAGAATGCCCAGGCAGAAGCTTTCGGATTCCGAGGTGTATAACGCCAAATCCGCTGCCTGAAGGTAATCTTCAATGCAGGCTACTTTCTCGATGACCAGGACACGGTCTTCCAACCCCAGCATCCGCACGTCCGCCGCGAAGGGCGCAAAGCTTTCCCCCGCCAGGATGACCAGCTTGAAGCTGTTTGCGGGTCGAATCCGGCTGGCGGTTTCCAGCAGCAAATCGATGCGTTTGAGCGGACGCAGGTTGGATGAGTGGAGCACCAACACGCGGTCTCCCAACTCCAGTTCTTCCCGGACCTGTTTTGCTGAACGGCGCGGCGGGCGCGGCTCGAAGAAGTTATGAATCACGTCAATTTTCCCATCAACGCCGAGCAAGCGCCGGGTCTCCTGTTCGAGCCAGCTCGAGACGGTGGTAATGGCGTCGGAACAGTTCAGGGCGTGGCGGATGGCGGGGCCGTAACCCGGGTCGCCCCCCAGCAGAGTGCTATCAGTGCCGTGCAGGGTGGTGACCAGGCGCGGTTGCTGCTCGGGCGGGAGCATCGCGCGGGCCAGGATGGCAGCCGTCGCATGCGGCACAGCATAGTGGACATGCAGGACATCCAGCCCGTGGTCGCGGCTGACCTCGGCCATCTTGACCGAGAGCGGCAGTGTGTAATCCGGGTATTTGAATAAACCGTAGCGGTTGATTCCGACCGGGTGGAAATAGATTCGAGGCGCATGGAGCGGCAGACGGAACGGGCGTTCGTAACTGATAAAGTGGACTTCATGGCCACGCCGCGCCAAATCTTCTCCCAGGGCCGAGGCAAGGATGCCGCTCCCGCCAACTGACGGATAACAGGTGATGCCGATTCTCATAGCGTGCCATGAGGCAGGCCGTTGGCCTGCAACCACTCGCCACCGCGCCTGTTCCCAGGGCGTTGCCCTGTGCTGGTATAAGCGAGGCCTTCGGCCTCGGGCCAAGGATTTGGCGTTCCCCAAGGTTTCATGGTTTCGAGAGGGAGGGGGGTTGCATCTTGCGAAAACGGTTAAAAACGCCGGGCGCCGAGACCCAATTGCGCAATGGAATCCAATACAAGCGGGTCATTGGGAAAAAGGGCTATTGCATGGCTCACCCCGGCGCGCAGACCGTTCAAACGCGCCCGGGTAACTTGCAGTTCGACATAATTCCGGGTAGCGGCTTGAGAAAGGTGAGCTGACATGGCTGAAGTCCAGGCCTCAATGATCTCCGGTTCCGAAATATCGATGAGCACGCGCGCGAGGTCCAATGGCTCGGCTTGAGGCGTGACGGCATAAAAGAGGATTTGGCCAACCGGATGCGGGCTGGCGCCGCGCAGTTCGCTAAGGCCGCCGTAGCGGGCCAGGCGGACGGCATCGCGCACCAGCCGGCCCAGGCGATAATGATCGGGGTGTTGATTTTCGACCAGGCTGGGCGCCAGCACTATCGACGGGCGGGTGCGCCGAATGATTCCGGCCAATCGGATTGCGTGCGCGACGGAAGGCTCCAGATGCGCGTCTCCATCCAGTTCGACAAATTCCAGCGAGGCCCCGAGCAGCGCCGCAGACCGCTTCGCTTCAGCGGTGCGGCCTTTCGCGGTCCCGCTTGTGCCCGATTCGCCTCGCGAGCAGACCACGAAATGAGCCGGACGCGCGGCGCGGGTTTCCTTTGCGATGACAGCGCCGCAACCGAATTCGATGTCATCGGGATGGGCGCCGAAGGCCAGGAGCGGTGCGCGTTCAGGCGAGCGGTTTAGTGTAGGCTTCATCGGAAAGCTCAATGGGGTCACGGTTGATGAAAGTAATTTCGGGCGCCTCTTCTCTCTGCAAATAATCCTGCTCGCTTGCTCCGGCGATATAATGAGTGCAATGCACCACCGATTGCATCCAGCGCAGGCGGGTATCGCGTGTGGGGCTGATCTGCTCGCGGGTAAACGGCGCCAGGGGCAGGGTGATAAACACACCGCCTCCCTCGTGCAGTTTGAAGGCGTTGTCCTGCAAGCGGGCGCGCACGACCTCGCCGTCGTGGGGCACGTCCACAAAGAACTCCGGCACCTCGCAGGCGGCTCGGCGCACAGCGGGGTCGCTCGAACGCACGACGCGCAGGCCCTCCAGCAAGTTCAGCTTGCGATACATTTCCAGGCAAAAATCGGCGACACTTTTGGCAGACGTGTTTTCAAACAGCTTGATGGACGGATGCTCGATGTAGTTGGGCAATTGCAGCACGGTTTTTGAATGCCAATCGCCCGGGATGCGCTTGAGGTAAAGGGGGGAGAACTTGCGCTGAAGGCGGTTCTCGAAGCTGAAATTGAGCTGGGCCGGCATGCCAGTTTTACGGTGGCGCAGGATAGTCCGGGTCTCGCGCGGGTCATGATCGCTGTCATGGCAGAAAAAGACGATTTCGCCGCCGATTTCCTCCTGCACGCGGCGGGCGGTGCGGACTTTGGCGACTAAGAATCGCCGTGGGAAGAATCCGCACGGTTGCTGGCCGAAACAGATGACAGGAGCCGAAGCCATGGGCTTACCCTTCGGGTTCGCGCGAGACGGTGGCCGTGCCGGGAAGGGCCGGCGCCGGCTGCGGGCTCGAGCCTATCGCGGCCTGCAGGACGATGCTCAACACCACGCAGGCCGCGCACCCGATAAAGTTGTACCACAGATAACTAATCGTGAGCGAAAAATAAAGCGCCAGCACCAACGTTTGGGCCGCCAAAGCCGCCCAAAAAACCGCTGTCCCGCCTACCCTGCGGAAAAAGAAGGCCACCAGGAACAGCGCCAGCAGCACGCCATAAAAAATGGAGCCCACGATGTTGACTGCCTGGATGAGATTCTCGACCAGGTTCGCAAACAGGGCAAAAGCCAGCGCGACGATGCCCCACAAGAAAGTGAACCATTTGGAGGCGGCGACGTAATGGGCGTCAGTGGCCTGGCGTTTGACGATGTGCCGGTAGAAATCGACTGTGGTAGTAGAGCCGAGCGCATTGAGTTCAGCGGCCTTGGAGGAAAGGGCGGCAGCAAAAAAGGCCGCCACGAGCAGCCCAATAACCCCGTGAGGCAGGTAGTGGAGGATAAAAGTAATGAAAACGTAATCGGCGTCGTTGGCTTTCGAGCCGGGCACGGCCGCCTGGAGGGCTGTTTTGGCCTCGGCACGGAGGGCCTCGCTGCGCTGGAGCGCGTTCCAGGCCTGGGTTCGGGCCTCGGCTTCGGCTTTGTGGTTGCCGGCATGTTTGGCATCGAGCCAGGCGCGTATCAATTGCTCCTTTTGATCATGAATGGCGGCGAATTTCTTTTCCAATTCGCGCAACCGCCCACCCGCAGGACCTTGAGCAGCAATCGCCCACGCCGGCTCATTAAAGAATACGGGCGGCTGCTCGAATTGGTAGAAGACAAAGAGCAGGGCGCCCAAGAGCAGGATGAAGAATTGCATTGGGATTTTGCAAACGGCATTAAACATGAGCCCCAAGCGGCTCTCGCGCAGCGATGCGCCCGAAAGGTAGCGCTGGACCTGCGATTGGTCCGTGCCGAAATAAGCCAAGGACAGGAACAGGCCGCCCAGCAACCCGGACCAGAACGTATAACGGCGGTGGACATCGAGGGAAAAGTCCACGGCGCCCAATCGTTTGAAACCGCCGGCGACGGTGAGGGCGTCAGTGAGGTTGGCGGGGAGCTTCGTCAACAGGATGATAAATGCCAGCGCCATTCCACCAAAGATGACTGCCATCTGGTATTTCTGAGTCAGGGTGACCGCATCGCTCCCGCCGGCGACCGTATAGACGATTACAACCAACCCGCTCAAGACAATGGTCAGGTCCAGCCTCCAGCCCAGCATGGAAGAAAGGATAATGGCGGGGGCGTAAATGGTGATGCCGGCCGCCAGGCCGCGTTGGAGAAGAAACAGGCCCGCGCCCAGCAACCGCGCCTTGGCATCAAAACGGCGTCCGAGGAATTCATAAGCTGTATAGACATTCAATCGGCGGTACATCGGCAGGAACACCGCGGCAACCAGAATGAGGGCCAGGGGCAGGCCGAAGTAGTTTTGAACAAAGCTCAACCCGCTTTCGAAGCCCTGTCCCGGGGTGGAAATGAAGGTAATGGCGCTGGCCTGGGTGGCCATGACCGAAATGCCAATTGCGGCCCACTGCATCGGGTCGCCTTTAAGGTAGGTGCTGAGATTCTGGTGGCCCTTGGTGCGCCACACCCCATAAATGGCAATGCCCAGCATCGTTCCAATGAGAACCGCGAAATCCAGCGGGCTCATTGGAAGATGACACTTAATGCGAAGAGCAGCCCCACCCAGAGAACGAAGCTCGCCACCACCACAATGTACACTGCGCGCCAGGAGCGCAGCCCGGGCAAGCCGGTTGGCTCGGTGTCTTTCACTTGAGGCCTCCGGCCTCGGCGCGCGCATTGGTTTTGCCCAGCGACACCAGGTTGGCAAAAAGCCGGTAAGCCCCAGGCACCCCGGCCGGCAGTTGCCTGAACCACGCCAGGCCGGTATAGACGAAATAGCCCCGCCCATAATGGGCCACGAGCAACCCGCCTTTAAGCGGGGCTTCGCCGGGGTCATTGCATGCGAGAATGGGTGTGAAATGCTCGTCCCACTGGCTGGGAAAATACAGACCGCGTTCCTGGACCCATCCGACAAAATCCGCGCTCGAAATTTTATTGGGGACATTGAGAGCCGGGTGCTCAGGAGTCAGGAATGTCACCGGGGCCTCTTCGTCGGTGACCCGTTCTCCCGAGATGCGCAACTCGTAGGGGGAGATCGGGGTTGTTTTGAGGCCCTCCGGGCGATTGTATTGGACAATGACATTGCCGCCGTCCTGGATGTATTTGAAAAGAGCCGGCATAACAGGGCTTAAATCGGTCCGGACGTTGAAGGCGCGCACGCCGAAAATGACGGCATCGAAAGAGCGGAGGCGCTCCGGCGTGAAGTCCGCGCCGTTCAATCGGGTCACGGTGTAGCCCATCTGTTCGAGACCTTCGGCCACGGAGTCGCCTGCACCAGGCACATAACCAACCTGCCCCCCCTCGATGGCCAACTGAACGCCCACCGCTTTGAAATGGGCCGGAGGCTGAAGCAGTATCCAGGGAATGTGCGCGTAGCGGATATCCACCCGTTCGCTGCTCCAAGTCGCGCCATTCACGTCCGCCAGGGCACTAATAAGGCCTGTTGCCGGTTCCGGTGGAGCGGCGACTGTGAACTCGAGGC
This window contains:
- a CDS encoding PIG-L family deacetylase — protein: MKPTLNRSPERAPLLAFGAHPDDIEFGCGAVIAKETRAARPAHFVVCSRGESGTSGTAKGRTAEAKRSAALLGASLEFVELDGDAHLEPSVAHAIRLAGIIRRTRPSIVLAPSLVENQHPDHYRLGRLVRDAVRLARYGGLSELRGASPHPVGQILFYAVTPQAEPLDLARVLIDISEPEIIEAWTSAMSAHLSQAATRNYVELQVTRARLNGLRAGVSHAIALFPNDPLVLDSIAQLGLGARRF
- the bshA gene encoding N-acetyl-alpha-D-glucosaminyl L-malate synthase BshA yields the protein MRIGITCYPSVGGSGILASALGEDLARRGHEVHFISYERPFRLPLHAPRIYFHPVGINRYGLFKYPDYTLPLSVKMAEVSRDHGLDVLHVHYAVPHATAAILARAMLPPEQQPRLVTTLHGTDSTLLGGDPGYGPAIRHALNCSDAITTVSSWLEQETRRLLGVDGKIDVIHNFFEPRPPRRSAKQVREELELGDRVLVLHSSNLRPLKRIDLLLETASRIRPANSFKLVILAGESFAPFAADVRMLGLEDRVLVIEKVACIEDYLQAADLALYTSESESFCLGILEAMCFACPSVATAVGGIPEVVEDGVNGLLTPFGDAEALTQAVQDLIQDPERRIILGQAAQKRAREVFSADAIVPRYEALYRRVCAKD
- a CDS encoding sodium:solute symporter, whose amino-acid sequence is MSPLDFAVLIGTMLGIAIYGVWRTKGHQNLSTYLKGDPMQWAAIGISVMATQASAITFISTPGQGFESGLSFVQNYFGLPLALILVAAVFLPMYRRLNVYTAYEFLGRRFDAKARLLGAGLFLLQRGLAAGITIYAPAIILSSMLGWRLDLTIVLSGLVVIVYTVAGGSDAVTLTQKYQMAVIFGGMALAFIILLTKLPANLTDALTVAGGFKRLGAVDFSLDVHRRYTFWSGLLGGLFLSLAYFGTDQSQVQRYLSGASLRESRLGLMFNAVCKIPMQFFILLLGALLFVFYQFEQPPVFFNEPAWAIAAQGPAGGRLRELEKKFAAIHDQKEQLIRAWLDAKHAGNHKAEAEARTQAWNALQRSEALRAEAKTALQAAVPGSKANDADYVFITFILHYLPHGVIGLLVAAFFAAALSSKAAELNALGSTTTVDFYRHIVKRQATDAHYVAASKWFTFLWGIVALAFALFANLVENLIQAVNIVGSIFYGVLLALFLVAFFFRRVGGTAVFWAALAAQTLVLALYFSLTISYLWYNFIGCAACVVLSIVLQAAIGSSPQPAPALPGTATVSREPEG